Proteins encoded within one genomic window of Dyadobacter chenhuakuii:
- a CDS encoding TonB-dependent receptor plug domain-containing protein: MKIIYGLILLSIPACGQKNDSLRTELLSQVNITASRANEKTFQTAGSISVFSSKSFQTYQPRTTPEALMGTTGVFVQKTTHGAGSPFLRGLTGNQTLILIDGIRLNNSTFRYGPNQYLNTIDPFSIDKMEVLRGGGSVAYGSDALGGTLQLLTATPAFSEKISVHGKAVARYATGNMEKTLRAGVELSGLRAAFSGGISIRNFGDLIGGDTTGKQTPSGYKDRAFDAKLLLKFTDSWTLTLAHQSVSQKHVPLYYRYKLENFALNEFDPQRRSLSYVKLKGNTSSKWASELSLTGSFQSTNEGRLSRKNGSNSLRTETDKVQTTGLIFNVISEITPFWNASSGIEIYNDVVRSSKTDQIANAAPLASRGLYPDDSKYLNYAVYSLHQVKLDDWRFSFGGRFNGFNIKVEDEALGSVSVKPQALVGNASISYLPGENSNFYTSFHSGFRAPNIDDMGTLGIVDFRYELPAYDLKPETSYNFEAGYKYHSGGLALCAGLFQNNLRSLIARVKVDGQKIDGIDVYRKENVERAYIRGGEFEAEYVFENDWKVYGSAAYNFGENVTKKEPVRRIPPLSGRFGLEYRNKGWFARPEAWFAGKQTRLAAGDAADNRIPKGGTPGWLIVNFMTGYETKHFALNAVVQNISNEDYRTHGSGINGVGRSLWLTLTGKF, encoded by the coding sequence ATGAAAATAATCTACGGTCTTATTCTTTTAAGTATTCCCGCTTGCGGACAGAAGAATGATTCGCTTCGGACCGAATTATTAAGTCAGGTTAACATTACGGCCAGCCGGGCCAATGAAAAAACATTTCAAACGGCTGGCTCTATCTCCGTTTTTTCTTCTAAAAGTTTTCAGACATATCAGCCCCGTACAACGCCGGAAGCCCTGATGGGGACCACCGGCGTTTTTGTGCAAAAAACCACGCACGGAGCGGGATCGCCTTTTTTACGCGGATTAACCGGAAATCAGACGCTCATCTTAATAGACGGAATCCGGCTGAACAACAGCACATTTCGCTATGGCCCCAACCAGTACCTGAATACCATTGATCCTTTTAGTATTGATAAAATGGAGGTTTTACGCGGAGGTGGTTCGGTAGCTTACGGCTCGGATGCATTAGGTGGCACCCTTCAATTATTGACTGCGACTCCTGCATTTTCCGAAAAGATATCTGTCCATGGCAAAGCAGTAGCGCGCTACGCGACGGGTAATATGGAAAAGACATTACGGGCAGGGGTCGAGCTCTCGGGCTTGCGTGCTGCATTCTCGGGCGGCATCAGCATCCGTAATTTTGGAGATCTGATAGGTGGAGATACTACCGGCAAACAAACGCCGAGTGGCTACAAAGACCGGGCTTTTGATGCGAAACTGCTTTTGAAATTCACTGATTCGTGGACGCTGACCCTGGCACATCAATCGGTTTCTCAAAAGCACGTTCCGCTATACTACCGTTACAAGCTCGAAAACTTTGCCTTGAATGAATTTGATCCGCAAAGACGGTCTTTAAGCTATGTTAAATTAAAAGGCAATACATCCAGTAAATGGGCATCCGAATTATCACTGACCGGTTCTTTCCAATCGACTAATGAAGGTCGGCTCAGCCGAAAAAATGGCAGTAACAGTTTGCGAACAGAGACTGATAAAGTGCAAACCACCGGACTGATCTTTAATGTAATCTCTGAGATCACTCCTTTCTGGAACGCCAGTTCCGGAATAGAAATCTATAATGATGTTGTCAGGAGCAGTAAGACCGATCAAATAGCAAATGCCGCGCCACTAGCCAGCCGCGGGCTCTATCCTGATGATAGCAAATACCTGAATTATGCCGTTTATTCACTTCATCAGGTAAAGCTGGATGACTGGCGGTTTTCGTTTGGCGGGCGCTTTAATGGTTTTAATATAAAAGTTGAAGACGAAGCGCTTGGTAGCGTTTCTGTCAAGCCGCAGGCACTTGTCGGAAATGCTTCTATCTCTTATCTGCCTGGCGAAAATTCCAATTTTTACACGTCCTTCCACTCTGGTTTCAGGGCACCGAATATTGATGATATGGGAACGCTGGGAATCGTGGATTTCCGCTACGAGTTACCTGCATACGATCTTAAACCCGAAACGTCCTACAATTTTGAGGCGGGTTACAAATACCATTCTGGCGGGCTTGCATTGTGTGCCGGATTATTTCAAAACAATCTGCGCAGCCTGATTGCCCGCGTGAAAGTTGATGGTCAGAAAATAGATGGCATTGATGTGTATAGAAAGGAAAACGTGGAGCGTGCATACATCAGGGGCGGGGAGTTTGAGGCAGAATATGTCTTTGAAAATGATTGGAAAGTATACGGCTCAGCTGCTTATAATTTCGGTGAAAATGTAACTAAAAAGGAGCCGGTCCGTCGCATTCCGCCACTAAGCGGAAGGTTTGGACTGGAGTACCGCAATAAGGGATGGTTTGCCCGTCCGGAGGCATGGTTTGCCGGGAAACAAACCAGATTGGCAGCGGGAGACGCAGCAGATAACCGCATCCCAAAAGGAGGCACGCCGGGATGGTTAATAGTGAACTTTATGACGGGATACGAGACCAAACATTTTGCATTAAACGCTGTTGTACAGAATATTAGCAATGAAGATTACCGTACACACGGCTCAGGGATCAATGGCGTCGGCCGCAGTCTGTGGCTTACTTTGACCGGAAAATTTTAA
- a CDS encoding ABC transporter permease, with translation MTRKPQNQQPKAQPPRWADKLLEWFIAPHLLEFVQGDLHEVFYKQVETNGLSRARQGYISAVLHCLTPFFYKRKATSKYPNPSLTDMLQSYFTTARRNLAKNKMYTAINVFGLALGMACALMIGLWVQDELSYNRFITDAENVFFVRTNSTNRNTGEIGTGEVTPGPLQDALSKDIPEVAAATKVNAWAELLVKVGEKSAKEKGYYATDDFFGVFELPVLKGNPRMALAQTNQIVITEKMADKYFPNTEALGKSLQLNNEKFYVVGAVLKDLPDNSTLKFGWVVNWKEQEQPWQKTWGNSSFLTYVRLRQNTTQAQAEQSMKGIYKHYTDKDNTTVPILQPITDVYLYGEYKMGKPVGGRIEYVRVFSVVAAFLLLIACINFMNLATARSATRAKEVGVRKVVGALRSSLIGQFLSESVLTSVLAVVLALAGVWLALPGFNQLFGKQLALNLASPAIWAGIIALTMLTGLLAGSYPALFLSALRPIAILKGKIQFGNGPALFRKILVTFQFSLSVFLIVGMLAVSKQMQYLRTKNLGLDRNNVIYLTLEGNFAKPEKMEAFRQEVIRQPAVASATATAMLPVNIQATSGDLSWPGKDPSLETNVTAMTVGADFVKTMNIKLVDGRDFRAGSAADSSAYLINEATARLMGEKNPVGKEIKFWKGTGRVIGLMKDFHMISLHQAITPLVLTYIPENSGYLLVKTQTGKTEQALAELKNIAKRFNPDYPFDYHFLDDEYENLYRSEQQVNTLVNYFGVLAILISCLGLFGLAAFTAEQRTKEIGVRKVLGASSANIVGLLSSDFLKLILIALILASPLAWWALSSWLGTFAYHTSLSWWIFAISGVVTTSIALLTVSSQAIKAAWLNPVSALRTE, from the coding sequence GTGACCCGAAAGCCTCAAAATCAGCAACCGAAAGCCCAACCTCCCCGCTGGGCCGACAAGCTTCTCGAATGGTTCATAGCACCGCACCTGCTAGAATTCGTGCAGGGCGACTTGCATGAAGTTTTCTATAAACAAGTGGAAACCAACGGACTGTCCCGCGCTCGCCAGGGTTACATATCGGCCGTATTGCACTGTCTGACACCGTTCTTTTACAAGCGTAAAGCAACTTCGAAATACCCAAATCCATCCCTAACCGACATGCTTCAATCCTATTTTACCACCGCCCGGCGCAATCTTGCCAAGAATAAAATGTACACAGCCATCAATGTCTTTGGGCTCGCCCTGGGTATGGCCTGCGCGCTCATGATTGGTTTGTGGGTTCAAGATGAGCTTAGTTATAATCGCTTCATTACAGATGCGGAAAACGTCTTTTTTGTGCGGACCAACTCGACCAACCGAAATACGGGAGAAATCGGCACGGGTGAAGTCACACCCGGACCATTACAGGATGCGCTTTCCAAAGACATACCCGAAGTTGCCGCAGCCACAAAGGTCAATGCCTGGGCGGAGCTGCTGGTTAAGGTCGGAGAAAAAAGTGCCAAGGAGAAAGGATATTATGCGACGGACGACTTTTTTGGCGTATTCGAATTGCCTGTTTTGAAAGGCAACCCCCGCATGGCGCTTGCGCAAACCAACCAGATTGTCATTACAGAAAAAATGGCTGATAAATATTTTCCCAATACAGAGGCACTTGGAAAATCACTGCAGCTTAATAATGAGAAATTCTATGTCGTCGGTGCTGTGTTAAAGGATTTGCCAGACAATTCGACTTTGAAGTTTGGCTGGGTGGTCAACTGGAAGGAGCAGGAACAGCCCTGGCAAAAAACGTGGGGTAACAGCTCTTTTTTAACCTACGTCCGGCTGCGGCAAAATACGACCCAGGCCCAGGCCGAACAGAGCATGAAAGGTATTTACAAGCACTATACGGATAAGGATAACACTACGGTGCCAATTCTTCAACCGATAACGGACGTTTATTTGTATGGTGAATACAAAATGGGCAAGCCAGTCGGTGGGCGGATCGAATATGTCCGGGTGTTTTCTGTCGTTGCAGCGTTTCTTTTGCTTATTGCCTGCATTAATTTTATGAATCTTGCCACAGCACGTTCTGCTACACGGGCCAAAGAGGTAGGTGTGCGAAAAGTAGTTGGCGCATTACGTTCCTCGCTGATCGGGCAATTTTTAAGTGAATCTGTTCTCACCAGTGTGCTGGCCGTTGTCCTGGCGCTGGCTGGCGTGTGGCTCGCATTGCCTGGTTTCAACCAGTTGTTTGGAAAGCAATTGGCCCTAAACCTTGCCAGTCCGGCAATTTGGGCCGGGATTATAGCATTAACAATGCTGACCGGGCTTTTGGCAGGAAGCTATCCGGCGTTGTTTTTGTCAGCATTAAGGCCGATTGCGATTCTGAAAGGCAAAATACAGTTTGGCAATGGTCCGGCACTCTTCCGAAAAATACTGGTTACATTCCAATTTTCCTTATCCGTTTTTTTGATTGTCGGCATGCTTGCCGTCAGTAAGCAAATGCAGTATTTACGGACCAAAAATCTGGGTCTGGATCGTAATAACGTTATTTACCTGACCCTGGAAGGCAATTTTGCCAAGCCCGAAAAGATGGAAGCTTTCAGGCAGGAAGTAATCAGGCAACCAGCCGTAGCATCGGCGACGGCGACCGCTATGCTCCCAGTCAACATCCAGGCAACATCGGGCGATTTATCCTGGCCGGGAAAAGATCCGAGCCTGGAAACCAATGTGACAGCGATGACGGTTGGAGCTGATTTTGTCAAAACCATGAACATTAAGCTCGTCGACGGCAGGGACTTTCGTGCTGGCAGCGCCGCGGATTCATCTGCCTACCTGATCAACGAGGCAACGGCCCGGCTGATGGGCGAAAAAAATCCTGTTGGCAAGGAGATCAAATTCTGGAAAGGCACCGGGCGTGTGATCGGGCTTATGAAGGACTTCCATATGATCTCGCTGCACCAGGCTATCACCCCGCTCGTACTGACTTATATTCCTGAGAATTCGGGTTATTTATTAGTAAAAACGCAGACGGGGAAAACAGAGCAAGCCCTTGCAGAGCTTAAAAATATAGCTAAGCGGTTCAATCCAGATTATCCTTTCGACTATCATTTCCTGGATGATGAGTATGAGAATCTTTACCGGAGTGAGCAACAGGTCAATACGCTTGTCAATTATTTTGGTGTGCTTGCCATCCTGATTTCGTGCCTGGGGCTATTTGGACTCGCAGCATTTACTGCCGAGCAGCGGACGAAGGAAATTGGCGTACGAAAAGTGCTCGGAGCAAGTTCGGCAAATATTGTCGGTCTTCTTTCTTCTGACTTTCTGAAACTTATCCTAATCGCATTAATTCTTGCCTCTCCGCTGGCATGGTGGGCTCTCAGCAGCTGGCTGGGCACATTTGCATACCATACAAGTTTAAGTTGGTGGATTTTCGCCATATCCGGCGTGGTAACAACGTCCATTGCACTACTCACTGTCAGCTCTCAGGCGATCAAAGCTGCCTGGTTGAATCCTGTTTCTGCTTTAAGAACCGAGTGA
- a CDS encoding PadR family transcriptional regulator yields MKKTILGELEELVLLVVAASTEQMYGVPVMEQLQLHAGRSFTIGAVHTTLYRLEEKGFLSSSVGGATTDRGGRRKRFFALTAAGATVLAEIRTMRENLWQAIPEGKFKLLGQ; encoded by the coding sequence ATGAAGAAAACAATCCTGGGAGAATTGGAAGAACTGGTGCTCCTTGTGGTAGCCGCAAGCACCGAGCAAATGTATGGGGTTCCTGTGATGGAACAACTTCAATTGCATGCGGGCCGCAGCTTTACCATCGGTGCTGTTCATACAACATTGTATAGACTCGAGGAAAAGGGTTTCCTATCCTCTTCTGTCGGAGGCGCTACAACGGACCGGGGCGGAAGACGAAAGCGCTTTTTTGCGCTGACGGCGGCTGGCGCCACTGTACTCGCTGAAATCCGGACAATGCGAGAAAATCTTTGGCAAGCCATTCCGGAAGGAAAGTTTAAGTTATTAGGCCAGTAA
- a CDS encoding FtsX-like permease family protein, which yields MMVLNYMKIAWRNLRKNRAYAFINITGLALGMGCALLIFALVRYHYQTDRHHRNYERIYQFTSRFTSSTSEFNIQGIPYPFGQAARSDYPEIEHIAMLEEWYSPLVSIPVAQQADKKIKDKNHNGAFVQPSYFSIFDYTWLAGGPDALAEPGTVVISAEMARKCFGTSTNIIGRTLRLDARIPARVVGVFADYKDNTDLDYSILAAWGSVKEQLGSRPEDQPFDNTNGSTHCYALFNDNFTAADWQRHIPSFVKKYNPAKIKETSYPAIPFSTMHLSAEYGGVSKGLLLSLTLIAALLIGTASINFVNLATAQALNRAREVGVRKVLGSTKAQLFWQFIGETALIVFAALALAIGIFQYGQTLANTFLNGPFRFTFYFSTSVLGWLALLVIAVILLAGLYPALVLAGFRPVVALAGRLTTQQAGGFNLRRGLVVAQFAISQMLIIGLIVVGSQLRYVQRKDLGFRKDAIVTVSLPNLPAQDLVKMRAFRNLAAAIPEIGQFSYSMGGPPQSGWRSETRVRLDGRPSEEPYGPQQAWIDADYVGLYGLKLLAGRNLQASDTAREALINETFMQRLGFSRPTDVVGKVLHKAGFAPLEIVGVLKDYNQSDLKQRIKPLFLTTMATGFYSANIQLRSANYAHMLARLEKAYNQVYTDSFFEPAFVDEQIQEFYQQEQTMGKLINFFTGIALVIGCMGLYGLVLFMVTQRTKEVGVRKVLGASVGSILWLFSWEFIQLIGIAFVLAAPAGWWAMNSWLKNFEYKISINPFVFLLALLATVVVALITVSFQSVRAALMNPVKSLRSE from the coding sequence ATGATGGTGCTCAACTATATGAAAATTGCCTGGCGTAATTTGCGCAAAAACCGCGCGTACGCATTCATTAACATCACTGGTTTAGCACTTGGCATGGGCTGTGCATTGCTGATATTCGCACTTGTCCGCTATCATTATCAAACCGATCGTCACCACCGCAATTACGAGCGGATCTACCAATTTACATCGCGTTTTACCTCCTCTACCAGCGAGTTCAACATTCAGGGCATTCCGTATCCGTTCGGTCAGGCAGCGCGAAGCGACTACCCTGAAATTGAACATATTGCCATGCTGGAAGAGTGGTATTCACCGCTGGTAAGCATACCCGTTGCGCAGCAGGCAGATAAGAAAATAAAGGATAAAAATCACAACGGCGCATTTGTTCAGCCTTCCTATTTCAGCATTTTTGATTACACCTGGTTAGCAGGCGGGCCCGACGCTCTTGCTGAGCCGGGCACTGTGGTTATCAGTGCTGAAATGGCCCGCAAATGCTTTGGTACCAGCACAAACATTATAGGCCGGACCCTTCGACTGGATGCCCGGATCCCTGCGCGCGTGGTAGGCGTATTTGCAGATTACAAGGACAATACTGATCTGGATTATTCTATCCTGGCTGCCTGGGGATCTGTTAAAGAGCAGCTAGGCTCCCGGCCAGAAGATCAGCCTTTTGATAATACCAACGGCAGCACGCACTGTTACGCATTGTTTAACGACAATTTCACGGCAGCTGACTGGCAACGGCACATACCCTCTTTCGTCAAAAAGTATAATCCAGCTAAAATCAAGGAGACCTCCTACCCGGCCATACCATTCAGCACCATGCACTTATCGGCTGAGTATGGAGGCGTAAGCAAGGGATTATTGCTGTCTTTGACATTGATTGCCGCACTGCTAATAGGAACTGCCAGTATCAATTTTGTAAATCTTGCCACTGCGCAGGCACTCAACCGTGCACGCGAAGTGGGCGTTCGCAAAGTGTTGGGCAGCACAAAAGCACAGCTGTTCTGGCAATTTATAGGTGAAACCGCGCTCATTGTCTTTGCTGCCCTGGCACTGGCCATCGGTATCTTTCAGTACGGACAGACACTGGCCAATACTTTCCTGAATGGCCCCTTCCGGTTTACATTTTACTTTTCTACCTCGGTATTGGGTTGGCTGGCCTTACTTGTTATAGCGGTTATTTTGCTGGCAGGTTTATATCCAGCCCTGGTTTTGGCTGGTTTTCGCCCGGTTGTCGCCCTGGCAGGACGGCTCACCACACAACAGGCAGGCGGTTTCAATCTCAGGCGTGGTTTGGTGGTAGCGCAGTTTGCCATTTCACAAATGCTCATTATCGGCTTGATAGTCGTAGGCAGTCAGCTCCGGTATGTTCAGAGAAAAGACCTGGGCTTTCGAAAAGATGCTATTGTGACCGTAAGTCTGCCAAACCTTCCAGCGCAGGATCTGGTTAAAATGCGTGCGTTCCGTAACCTGGCAGCAGCCATACCTGAGATAGGCCAGTTTAGCTACTCGATGGGCGGGCCTCCTCAGTCGGGCTGGAGAAGCGAAACCAGGGTTCGCCTTGATGGCCGCCCCAGCGAGGAGCCATACGGACCACAACAAGCCTGGATTGATGCTGACTATGTGGGCTTATATGGTTTAAAATTACTGGCTGGTCGTAATCTCCAGGCTTCGGACACAGCCCGAGAGGCCCTTATCAACGAGACATTCATGCAGCGGCTGGGATTCTCCCGGCCCACGGACGTTGTGGGCAAGGTCTTGCATAAGGCTGGCTTTGCTCCTTTGGAAATTGTAGGCGTTTTAAAAGATTATAACCAATCAGATCTTAAACAGCGCATTAAGCCCTTATTTCTGACCACTATGGCTACTGGGTTTTACTCGGCAAATATTCAACTTCGCTCTGCCAACTACGCTCATATGCTGGCTCGATTAGAAAAGGCATACAATCAGGTGTATACCGACAGCTTTTTCGAACCAGCATTTGTCGATGAACAGATTCAGGAATTCTACCAGCAAGAGCAGACCATGGGCAAGCTCATTAACTTTTTCACAGGCATCGCCTTGGTCATAGGTTGCATGGGCTTATATGGACTTGTCTTATTTATGGTCACTCAGCGCACGAAAGAAGTAGGCGTTCGCAAAGTACTGGGTGCTAGCGTCGGTAGTATCCTTTGGCTTTTCAGCTGGGAGTTTATTCAACTGATTGGCATTGCATTTGTCCTTGCAGCACCTGCCGGGTGGTGGGCAATGAATAGCTGGCTGAAAAATTTCGAATATAAGATATCGATTAACCCTTTTGTTTTTCTGTTAGCACTTTTAGCAACAGTTGTCGTTGCACTGATCACTGTAAGTTTTCAAAGTGTCAGGGCCGCCTTAATGAACCCAGTGAAGTCTTTACGAAGCGAATAG
- a CDS encoding DUF4270 family protein, with product MSGCEPTGDQIEAIVQPNVDDFSVVFSDTASVSLSSVGTDSVFTGGPGRLLLGRNIDPYFGKFQATPFFQPTIQTALVVPELAVYDSLVLSLRYDNYTYGDTTIAMNIAVHKLLANMLDKNAYYNTDATPYEATPLGKVKVVPTPRSSGRIRIKLSDVLGKQIFSMSKNNQLPSNTEWIDLVKGLVLVPGSSDNGPLVGFRLFDDHTSIQLHYHLTEDDGVKRDSAIIKSGIGYNQILSDRKGTQLVKLPNTKRISLPSEQSGNMSFVQAGLGVMTRVDFPTIMDLKINPYTVVNKAFLHVTPLAGSVTNFYRAPDTLYAYLVDKNNEYFQGSTGFPEPARTLAGTPVFGKYQVDLLNNTAFYLFDVGGYISSVLAAGGENTTGLIFRTSPFNTSETAAQPTYDTEFTKSAQRLVIGNQRQSNKGVKLQLYYTSVNTR from the coding sequence ATGTCTGGTTGTGAACCTACCGGTGATCAGATTGAAGCGATCGTCCAGCCTAATGTTGATGACTTTTCCGTGGTGTTTTCAGATACGGCATCGGTTTCACTTTCTTCGGTTGGAACAGACTCGGTATTTACCGGAGGCCCGGGAAGACTTTTGCTGGGAAGAAATATTGATCCTTATTTTGGTAAATTTCAGGCTACTCCATTTTTCCAGCCTACGATTCAAACGGCGCTTGTAGTTCCTGAACTTGCTGTTTACGATTCGCTTGTACTTTCTCTGAGATACGATAACTATACGTATGGCGATACTACGATTGCCATGAACATTGCCGTCCACAAGCTGCTGGCCAACATGCTTGATAAAAATGCTTATTACAACACGGATGCGACGCCTTACGAGGCGACGCCACTAGGCAAAGTAAAGGTAGTTCCCACGCCAAGATCCAGCGGAAGAATCAGAATCAAACTTTCTGATGTTTTGGGAAAGCAGATTTTTTCCATGAGTAAAAACAATCAGCTGCCCAGCAACACCGAGTGGATTGATCTTGTTAAAGGGCTCGTACTAGTGCCGGGATCTTCGGACAATGGTCCACTTGTCGGGTTCAGATTGTTTGATGATCACACATCCATTCAGCTGCATTATCATTTAACAGAGGATGATGGCGTAAAGCGGGATTCAGCTATCATCAAGTCCGGCATTGGTTACAATCAAATCCTGAGCGACCGGAAAGGAACGCAGCTTGTTAAGCTTCCTAATACGAAAAGGATTTCCCTGCCTTCTGAGCAATCGGGTAATATGTCCTTTGTTCAGGCCGGCCTGGGTGTGATGACGCGCGTTGATTTCCCAACCATTATGGATTTGAAAATTAATCCTTATACGGTTGTTAATAAAGCATTTTTGCACGTGACGCCGCTGGCGGGCTCGGTGACAAATTTTTATCGCGCGCCTGATACATTGTATGCCTATCTGGTCGACAAAAACAACGAATATTTTCAAGGAAGCACGGGCTTTCCCGAGCCGGCAAGGACTTTGGCGGGAACGCCCGTCTTTGGCAAATATCAGGTTGATCTGCTTAATAACACTGCTTTTTACCTTTTTGATGTAGGCGGTTATATTTCAAGTGTTTTAGCTGCCGGAGGTGAAAATACAACCGGTTTGATTTTCAGAACTTCACCATTCAATACCAGCGAAACTGCCGCGCAGCCCACCTACGATACGGAATTTACCAAAAGCGCCCAGCGTCTGGTAATCGGCAATCAGCGACAAAGCAACAAGGGCGTCAAATTGCAGCTCTATTATACTTCGGTTAATACCCGGTAA
- a CDS encoding carboxypeptidase-like regulatory domain-containing protein encodes MTTNKLIVLSFLISLPITVVGQSFKGTVSDAVNAKPLPYASIGVKGKSIGGIADADGRFDIAINKAAPTDTLIVSYLGYASVKFIKREISQSAYQIKLSPGALQLHEVIAQGKREIIPIGNQKASGQYTGWGDYKSSRGRLRGVAIETNELPLKLAKFKMHMDACEFDSVRFRLHILPLAGGYSGNLKAELINENIFFNVNKGQKWVSVDLAPYNLVIDESIVVAVEWLDAWVKEEERDESYKLTISLSRKEGYMFIRNTPEEPFLPTKSKFSPTMYFETYKPGNGGVE; translated from the coding sequence ATGACCACCAACAAATTAATTGTGTTATCTTTTTTGATAAGTCTGCCCATCACCGTAGTAGGCCAATCTTTTAAGGGAACGGTAAGTGATGCTGTCAATGCAAAACCGCTGCCTTATGCCAGCATAGGGGTGAAAGGAAAAAGCATCGGGGGAATAGCAGATGCAGATGGGCGCTTTGACATTGCCATAAACAAGGCAGCACCAACAGATACTCTCATTGTGAGTTATCTGGGATATGCATCTGTAAAATTTATAAAACGAGAAATTTCGCAATCAGCCTATCAAATTAAACTCAGCCCGGGCGCCCTGCAACTCCACGAAGTGATTGCACAAGGCAAACGGGAAATAATCCCGATCGGCAATCAGAAAGCAAGCGGGCAATACACGGGCTGGGGTGATTATAAGAGTTCCCGAGGACGTCTAAGGGGTGTTGCTATTGAGACCAACGAGCTACCGTTGAAGCTGGCCAAGTTTAAGATGCACATGGATGCGTGTGAATTTGACAGTGTCCGCTTTCGCTTGCATATTCTGCCTTTGGCCGGGGGCTACTCAGGCAATTTAAAGGCGGAATTAATTAATGAAAACATATTCTTTAATGTCAACAAAGGCCAGAAATGGGTCAGTGTCGATTTAGCTCCTTATAATCTTGTCATTGATGAGAGCATAGTCGTCGCCGTTGAATGGCTGGACGCATGGGTAAAAGAAGAAGAAAGGGATGAAAGTTATAAACTGACTATCTCGCTATCCAGAAAGGAAGGTTATATGTTTATCCGAAATACGCCCGAAGAGCCTTTTCTGCCAACAAAATCCAAATTCAGTCCTACAATGTATTTTGAAACCTATAAACCGGGTAATGGAGGCGTAGAGTAA
- a CDS encoding BLUF domain-containing protein: MMHSIVYLSSSRVLLDEREMGNIIEKSRINNAEADITGVLIYCNGSIIQVLEGDKDAIHSLFEKIKRDDRHNQVIPLFQGPVNVRSFDNWAMGYSTPASRNMDELKDKLSFIEDPYTQAKSENKIFSLLQVFFKNNHRN; encoded by the coding sequence ATGATGCATTCAATTGTATATCTGAGCTCATCAAGAGTCCTGCTGGATGAGAGAGAAATGGGAAATATTATAGAAAAAAGCCGTATAAATAATGCTGAGGCTGATATTACGGGGGTTTTGATTTACTGTAATGGCAGCATTATACAGGTTTTGGAAGGAGATAAAGATGCCATACATTCCTTATTTGAAAAGATAAAGCGGGACGACCGCCATAATCAGGTAATCCCCCTTTTTCAAGGACCTGTAAATGTCAGATCATTCGATAACTGGGCGATGGGCTATAGTACGCCCGCATCCCGTAACATGGATGAATTAAAAGATAAGCTTTCCTTTATTGAAGACCCATACACGCAGGCTAAAAGTGAGAATAAGATTTTCTCATTGCTTCAAGTTTTCTTTAAAAACAACCATCGGAATTAG